Genomic window (Rubrobacter calidifluminis):
GAAGAAGAGTTTGTTTCTTGAGGCTGGCCGGCGGGTTTTCGAACGTATACTGGCCGCCTTCGAGGATGAGGTGGGCAAGGATCCCGAAGATGCGCTGAGTGCGGTGCAGCGGGCTTACGTGGGGCTTCTGGCGCGCCGGGAGGAACTGCTCATGCTGCTGCAGTTCTTCGCGGCCTGCGAGGACGACGAGGTACGTCAGGCCGTGCACGAAGGGATGGAGAGGCTCTACGGCTACATAAAGGAGAGAACGGGGGCGGACAGCGAGACGATAAGGGAGCTGTTCACGCTGGCTATCATGCGCACCGTCTCGGTGGGCGCCGGGTTCTCCGAGGCAGCCAGGGAGAGCGAATGGGCGCGGGTACTGCTCGGGCTCGGTGCGGAGAGCACTGAGGAAGACATCAGGTTCTAGTAGAGCGGCTGACAGCCCGGGGTGGCCTCCGGATTATTATCCTCCGGTACTATGTTCCGAACCCTCCGAACGGGAGAAGAGGCGCCGGATGCGCCCCTTGCTCCTGCTGCGGTTTCGGGAGCTTTTTTCGGGCTTCGGTCCCCAGGCTATACACAGGCAGCCCCCGGTTATCCCAAGGAGCATGCCAATGATCAGCCCGCCGAAAGCACCCATGAGCGAGAGGATGGAGAACACCATCCCCACCGCCCCGAAGACCTGTACCCTGGACGGGTAGATCCAACCGAGCACCGCGCAGCCGAGTACGATCAGCCCGATCACCACACCACCGAAGGCCATGCTGAAGTGCGCGAACTCCTTCAGATAGAGGACGAGCGGCATCCAGATTATGCACAGCCCTCCCAGCCCCAGCAGCGCAAGCCCGAGCCTCGGCCTCCGGCGCCGCGCCGGTCCTTCCAGTTGCCTTGTCTTCTCCTCTTCCGACACCCCGGCGGAAACCTCTTCTCGCACAGCCATGGCCTACAGGAACCTGGCCGAGACCTTCAGGCCGGGCAGCGTTATCGTGTTGGCGAACTGGTAGTCGTTGTTGCTCCTGAAGTTGTTGAGCGTCACGCTCGGTGCGATCTGGTAGAAGGACTGCTGCCAACTGC
Coding sequences:
- a CDS encoding TetR/AcrR family transcriptional regulator; protein product: MTGEQRRSVVIDAAIAEFAVYGLYGVSTDAIADRVGVSQPYVIRLFGSKKSLFLEAGRRVFERILAAFEDEVGKDPEDALSAVQRAYVGLLARREELLMLLQFFAACEDDEVRQAVHEGMERLYGYIKERTGADSETIRELFTLAIMRTVSVGAGFSEAARESEWARVLLGLGAESTEEDIRF
- a CDS encoding DUF6114 domain-containing protein, with protein sequence MSEEEKTRQLEGPARRRRPRLGLALLGLGGLCIIWMPLVLYLKEFAHFSMAFGGVVIGLIVLGCAVLGWIYPSRVQVFGAVGMVFSILSLMGAFGGLIIGMLLGITGGCLCIAWGPKPEKSSRNRSRSKGRIRRLFSRSEGSEHSTGG